Proteins encoded within one genomic window of Paenarthrobacter sp. JL.01a:
- a CDS encoding alkylhydroperoxidase domain protein, with the protein MSDSVTTYPGLNRPEAFTQDQLGWVPWLEAPTVEELTERQYEGLVDRSRASSDYFRLLARDPDILGARTRTDKDIFYNTKEGLPRAERELAATATSRENGCVFCASVHSRFASHYSERHDDVQRLLDDGTSADLGPRWNAITAAAAALAHTPSRLNAGHLQALEDAGLDALEISDVIHGAAFFNWANRLMLSLGEPEAAS; encoded by the coding sequence ATGAGCGATTCGGTTACTACCTACCCTGGGCTGAACCGCCCCGAGGCCTTCACGCAGGACCAGCTGGGCTGGGTGCCCTGGCTTGAGGCCCCGACCGTTGAGGAACTGACTGAACGGCAGTACGAGGGCTTGGTTGACCGATCGCGCGCCTCGAGCGACTACTTCCGACTGCTGGCCCGTGACCCTGACATCCTCGGCGCCAGGACCAGGACAGACAAGGACATCTTCTACAACACCAAGGAAGGTCTCCCCCGGGCCGAACGCGAGCTCGCCGCGACGGCCACGTCACGGGAGAACGGCTGCGTTTTCTGCGCATCGGTCCACTCGCGGTTCGCGTCCCACTATTCAGAACGGCACGACGACGTCCAGCGCCTTCTCGACGACGGCACCTCGGCGGACCTCGGCCCGCGATGGAACGCCATCACTGCTGCCGCCGCCGCTCTCGCCCACACTCCATCGCGGCTCAACGCCGGCCACCTCCAGGCCCTGGAGGATGCCGGACTGGATGCTTTGGAAATCTCGGATGTGATTCATGGCGCAGCCTTCTTCAACTGGGCGAACCGGCTGATGCTGTCCCTCGGCGAGCCGGAGGCGGCCAGCTGA
- a CDS encoding aldo/keto reductase, with translation MQYRTLGNSGAVVSNYALGTMTFGAEATEETSRAILDDYVAAGGNFIDTADVYSAGVSEEIIGRWLSDRPGQRDQLVLATKGRFPMGQAPNDVGTSRRHLTKALDDSLRRLGVEQIDLYQMHAWDPITPLEETLRFLHDSVSSGKIAYYGFSNFLGWQVTKAVYLAKAHGWSAPVTLQPQYSLLVREIEWEVVPASLDAGVGLLPWSPLGGGWLSGKYKRDEPPVGATRLGENPTRGMEAWQARNDDPRTWDIIETVEKIAADHGASASQVALAWLADRPAVTSVILGARSVEQLADNLAAADLELSPGETELLTQVSQPRAGVYPYGPMAIQQRSRKIEGGR, from the coding sequence ATGCAATACCGCACACTGGGCAACAGCGGCGCCGTCGTATCGAACTATGCGCTCGGAACCATGACGTTCGGGGCTGAAGCCACCGAGGAGACGTCCCGCGCGATCCTTGATGACTATGTAGCCGCGGGCGGCAACTTCATCGACACTGCGGATGTTTACAGCGCCGGCGTATCGGAGGAAATCATCGGACGCTGGCTCTCGGACCGGCCGGGTCAAAGGGACCAGCTTGTACTGGCCACCAAGGGTCGGTTCCCCATGGGCCAGGCCCCGAACGATGTGGGCACCTCACGCCGCCACCTGACCAAGGCCCTGGACGATTCCCTGCGCCGGCTCGGAGTGGAGCAGATTGATCTCTACCAAATGCACGCCTGGGACCCCATTACGCCACTGGAGGAGACGCTCCGTTTCCTCCACGACTCCGTCAGCAGCGGCAAGATCGCCTACTACGGATTCTCGAACTTCCTGGGTTGGCAGGTGACCAAGGCAGTTTACTTGGCCAAAGCCCATGGTTGGAGTGCGCCCGTCACCCTGCAGCCGCAGTACAGCCTGCTGGTGCGTGAGATCGAGTGGGAAGTCGTCCCGGCGTCCCTGGATGCGGGCGTGGGTCTGCTGCCGTGGTCGCCCCTGGGCGGCGGCTGGCTCTCCGGCAAGTACAAGCGGGACGAACCGCCCGTTGGCGCAACCCGGCTCGGTGAGAATCCAACCCGGGGCATGGAAGCATGGCAAGCCCGTAATGACGACCCCCGTACGTGGGACATCATTGAAACCGTGGAAAAGATTGCGGCTGACCATGGCGCGAGTGCCTCGCAGGTAGCGCTGGCATGGCTGGCGGACAGGCCGGCGGTAACATCCGTGATCCTTGGTGCCCGCAGTGTGGAGCAACTGGCGGATAACCTTGCCGCTGCGGACCTTGAACTCAGCCCTGGGGAAACTGAGCTCCTCACCCAGGTCAGCCAGCCTCGTGCAGGGGTATATCCCTACGGGCCCATGGCAATTCAACAACGCAGCCGCAAGATCGAAGGCGGCAGGTAG
- a CDS encoding CMD domain protein produces the protein MSTTFTDAVDDILGVIPGSPLDQLRRRRPVTRDNTQASYLALFHTGQLDDAGASERYAVALFVALLHDNHAAAAFYASGLTQSGAGPALTAAVRDAAQSGDTEGPYGTYREPGLQGESKPGLQWVAGQDLRDALGIRLTAALEHAHLLVFRPREASPAALQALLSAGWTTTGIVTLSQLVAFLSYQLRIITGLGLLNAQPTDEEAERTEAQNERIYS, from the coding sequence ATGAGCACCACCTTTACTGACGCCGTCGACGACATACTGGGAGTCATCCCGGGCTCGCCGCTGGACCAGCTGCGCCGCCGCCGTCCGGTCACCCGCGACAACACGCAAGCGAGCTACCTCGCGCTGTTCCACACCGGGCAACTGGACGACGCCGGCGCAAGCGAGAGATACGCCGTCGCCCTGTTCGTGGCGCTTCTTCACGACAACCACGCCGCCGCTGCCTTCTACGCCTCAGGACTCACACAGTCCGGTGCCGGACCCGCCCTGACGGCAGCTGTTCGGGACGCAGCGCAGTCCGGCGACACCGAAGGTCCTTACGGCACGTACCGCGAACCGGGCCTGCAGGGCGAAAGCAAGCCCGGACTCCAGTGGGTTGCCGGGCAGGACCTGCGGGATGCACTGGGTATTCGACTCACGGCAGCGCTGGAGCACGCCCACCTGCTGGTCTTCCGTCCCCGGGAGGCCTCTCCGGCAGCACTTCAGGCCCTGTTGTCCGCCGGCTGGACAACTACGGGAATCGTGACCCTGTCCCAACTTGTCGCGTTCCTTTCGTACCAGCTCCGGATTATTACAGGGCTGGGGCTGCTCAATGCCCAGCCGACTGATGAAGAAGCCGAGCGCACCGAAGCACAGAACGAAAGGATCTACTCATGA
- the selA gene encoding L-seryl-tRNA(Sec) selenium transferase encodes MDNVDPRRLIPRTNDLLALPAVLEARTRMGGHVIRGLVRDLQDQARRGDLHPAQIEPALLAAVADHRATSLRPVLNATGVIVHTNLGRAPLSADAVDAVVGASGYVDVEIDLASGGRSRRGAGARAALLHACPAAEDALVVNNGAAALVLATTALASGREVVVSRGEFVEIGAGFRLSDLIESTGSRLREVGTTNRTHLLDYQKALGPDTGCVLKVHPSNFRVEGFTLSVALEELSPVTKASGVPLVADLGSGLLAPDPYLPDEPDVSSALAGGADVVIASGDKLLGGPQAGLLLGRKEIIERLARHPLARAVRADKLALAALEATLAGGPPPVVQALHADVGQLRRRTDELAEALGLPVVAHDGRVGGGGAPGVPLPGWALQLPEDLAVLLRTGDPAVLPRVHDGSCLIDLRCVPAADDHRILAVVQHALALRAGRFAAGAG; translated from the coding sequence GTGGACAACGTAGATCCCCGCCGGCTGATTCCCCGCACCAATGACCTCCTGGCCCTGCCGGCCGTCCTCGAAGCCCGTACACGAATGGGCGGACACGTCATCCGCGGACTCGTCCGGGACCTCCAGGACCAGGCCCGGCGCGGCGACCTCCACCCCGCCCAAATTGAACCGGCTCTCCTGGCAGCCGTCGCTGACCACAGGGCGACAAGCCTTCGCCCTGTCCTGAATGCCACGGGCGTTATCGTCCATACGAACCTTGGCCGCGCACCCTTGTCCGCTGATGCGGTCGACGCCGTTGTTGGCGCCAGCGGCTACGTCGACGTGGAGATCGATCTTGCCAGTGGCGGCCGTTCCCGCCGCGGGGCGGGCGCAAGGGCCGCGTTGCTGCATGCCTGCCCTGCAGCCGAGGACGCCTTGGTGGTCAACAACGGAGCGGCCGCGCTGGTCCTGGCCACCACAGCCCTCGCCTCGGGTCGGGAGGTGGTGGTGAGCCGTGGGGAATTTGTGGAGATCGGCGCAGGCTTCCGTCTGTCCGACCTGATCGAGTCCACCGGCTCAAGGCTTCGCGAGGTGGGCACTACGAACAGGACCCACCTGCTCGACTACCAGAAGGCCCTTGGCCCCGACACCGGTTGTGTCCTCAAAGTCCACCCGAGCAACTTCCGGGTAGAGGGCTTCACCTTGTCGGTGGCGCTCGAGGAGCTCAGTCCTGTGACCAAGGCAAGCGGCGTACCGCTCGTGGCCGACCTCGGCAGCGGGCTGCTCGCTCCCGACCCCTACCTGCCCGACGAACCCGATGTTTCCTCGGCTCTGGCGGGAGGGGCCGACGTCGTCATCGCCAGCGGTGACAAACTGCTGGGCGGCCCCCAGGCCGGTTTGCTCTTGGGGCGCAAGGAGATCATCGAACGCTTGGCCCGCCACCCCCTGGCCCGTGCCGTGCGCGCGGATAAACTCGCCCTGGCTGCCCTTGAGGCGACTCTTGCGGGCGGACCGCCACCGGTCGTCCAGGCACTGCATGCCGACGTCGGCCAGTTGCGTAGACGCACGGACGAACTGGCAGAAGCACTCGGTCTACCAGTCGTAGCCCACGACGGCCGGGTTGGCGGTGGGGGTGCTCCCGGTGTTCCCTTGCCCGGGTGGGCGCTGCAACTTCCCGAGGATCTCGCGGTTCTTTTACGCACCGGAGATCCGGCTGTCCTGCCGCGTGTCCACGATGGCTCGTGCCTCATTGACCTTCGCTGCGTTCCTGCTGCGGATGACCACCGGATCCTCGCTGTGGTGCAGCACGCGCTGGCGCTCCGGGCGGGACGCTTTGCCGCCGGGGCGGGCTAA
- the selB gene encoding selenocysteine-specific translation elongation factor, translating into MHVVATAGHVDSGKSTLVRALTGMEPDRWEEERRRGLTIDLGYAWTTLPSGQDVAFVDVPGHERFLGNMLAGIGPAPVVCFVVAADEGWQAQSSDHRDAVAALGIGYGVVVLSRADRASGPRIAAVLARTRTELAGTGLQDAPAVALSAVDGAGLEELRATLDDVLAQVPAPAMTGRVRLWVDRSFTITGSGTVVTGTLAAGTLSQGERLELLGHDGSRPVKVRGLQSRDAACASVEPVSRVALNLRDVAAADVRRGDALVTPGAWPTTAVLGIRRTTGVAYTEVPEQLTVHVGTASVPARLRPFGVEHARLVLDRSLPLVPGDRLVLRDPGSRSVLGGALVLDADPPALRRRGDVARWAKRLTGMDPGGDVLGEVSARGAVHVDQLLKLGLLAGPGPDAPAGVSVIEDWWVHVPVLEAWQHRLHTAVHDLQERDPLAPGLSMGAAQDLLKLPDRKLLPHVIRGAALEQDGGHVQLPGSHGNLGPIEPSIATLEGRLKTEAFRAPEADELAVLGLGARELAAAERAGRVLRLRDGVVLLPTAPALAMRTLASLDQPFTTSQARQALNTTRRVAVPLLEYLDSRGWTNRLDAGHRTVVR; encoded by the coding sequence GTGCACGTCGTTGCCACCGCCGGGCACGTCGATTCGGGCAAAAGCACCTTAGTCCGCGCCCTCACCGGCATGGAGCCGGACCGCTGGGAAGAGGAACGCCGCCGTGGCCTGACCATTGACCTGGGCTATGCGTGGACCACTTTGCCGTCCGGACAGGATGTGGCGTTTGTGGACGTGCCGGGTCACGAACGATTCCTGGGGAACATGCTTGCCGGCATCGGGCCGGCGCCTGTGGTCTGTTTCGTCGTTGCTGCCGACGAAGGCTGGCAGGCGCAGTCAAGCGACCACCGGGACGCAGTGGCCGCCCTGGGAATCGGGTACGGGGTGGTGGTCCTCAGCCGGGCGGACAGGGCATCGGGCCCGCGGATCGCAGCCGTGCTCGCACGGACCCGGACCGAGCTGGCGGGGACCGGTTTGCAGGACGCGCCTGCAGTAGCTTTGTCCGCCGTCGACGGGGCAGGGCTGGAGGAGCTTCGTGCCACCTTGGACGATGTCCTCGCGCAGGTTCCTGCCCCGGCCATGACCGGGCGCGTTCGGTTGTGGGTGGACCGCTCGTTCACCATTACCGGCTCGGGAACGGTGGTGACTGGAACCCTGGCGGCAGGAACACTGAGCCAGGGGGAGCGGCTTGAGCTGCTCGGCCATGATGGTTCCCGGCCTGTCAAGGTACGTGGCCTGCAGAGCCGTGACGCGGCCTGCGCCTCGGTGGAGCCTGTCAGCCGGGTGGCGTTGAACCTTCGCGACGTCGCCGCTGCGGATGTCCGGCGTGGAGACGCCCTGGTTACTCCCGGCGCGTGGCCCACCACCGCAGTTCTCGGCATCAGGCGGACCACGGGAGTGGCCTATACGGAAGTGCCGGAGCAGCTCACGGTGCATGTCGGCACTGCGTCGGTGCCCGCACGCTTGCGTCCGTTCGGTGTTGAGCATGCCCGCCTCGTCCTCGACAGGAGCCTGCCCCTGGTTCCCGGAGACCGGTTGGTACTGCGGGACCCGGGAAGCCGCTCGGTGCTGGGCGGTGCGCTCGTCCTCGACGCCGATCCGCCTGCCCTGCGGCGACGCGGCGATGTCGCCCGCTGGGCGAAACGGCTTACGGGCATGGATCCCGGCGGCGACGTACTCGGCGAGGTTTCAGCCCGCGGCGCGGTCCACGTAGATCAGTTGCTCAAGCTTGGACTCCTGGCAGGGCCCGGCCCGGACGCTCCGGCCGGCGTTAGTGTCATCGAGGATTGGTGGGTACACGTGCCGGTCCTCGAGGCATGGCAGCATCGCTTGCACACTGCAGTCCATGATCTGCAGGAACGCGATCCCTTGGCCCCCGGTCTTTCCATGGGCGCTGCACAGGACCTGCTCAAGCTGCCCGACAGAAAGCTCCTTCCGCACGTCATCCGGGGGGCCGCCTTGGAACAGGATGGCGGCCATGTTCAGCTGCCGGGCAGCCACGGCAATCTTGGCCCCATCGAGCCGTCCATTGCCACGTTGGAGGGAAGGCTGAAAACTGAGGCATTCCGGGCCCCCGAAGCCGATGAGCTGGCAGTACTGGGACTCGGTGCCCGGGAACTCGCTGCTGCCGAACGCGCGGGTCGCGTACTGCGGCTGCGCGACGGGGTGGTGCTGCTGCCAACCGCGCCGGCCCTTGCAATGCGAACCCTCGCCAGCCTTGACCAGCCATTCACCACGAGCCAAGCACGACAGGCACTTAACACAACACGCCGGGTTGCGGTTCCGTTGCTGGAATATCTCGATTCCCGTGGCTGGACCAACCGCTTGGATGCCGGCCACCGGACAGTCGTGCGTTGA